Proteins from a genomic interval of Afifella aestuarii:
- a CDS encoding TRAP transporter substrate-binding protein, whose protein sequence is MLRAVCLGLAVALGFSASAAAQEVTLKIHQFLPAQAAIPADFIKPWADKVTKESDGRIAFELYPSMQLGGKPPALIDQARDGVVDIIWTLSGYTPGRFPKTEAFELPFLPVDGETTSRAFYDFYEKHLQDEYKDFKVITVHVHSPGLLHLKGKGVHKLEEMQGLKLRGSTRMVTELLETLGSVPVGMPVPVVPEALSRGVLDGAALPWEVTGPLKIAELVDSHTTFAGDRGLYTATCVFLMNKAAYEALPDDLKKVIDDNSGREAAAWAGRVMDEADIPGRKAAEEAGNDIVVLDEAETERWKTKAKEVETSWIADMTQRGFDGKALVEDAKALVEKYASKQ, encoded by the coding sequence ATGCTTCGCGCTGTGTGTTTGGGGCTTGCTGTGGCGCTCGGGTTTTCGGCATCCGCCGCGGCGCAGGAGGTCACCCTCAAGATCCACCAATTCCTGCCGGCGCAGGCGGCGATCCCGGCCGACTTCATCAAGCCGTGGGCGGACAAGGTGACGAAGGAGTCGGACGGCAGGATCGCCTTCGAGCTTTATCCGTCGATGCAGCTCGGCGGCAAACCTCCCGCCTTGATCGACCAGGCGCGCGACGGTGTCGTCGACATCATCTGGACGCTCTCGGGCTACACGCCCGGCCGCTTTCCGAAGACGGAAGCCTTCGAGCTCCCGTTCCTTCCTGTCGATGGTGAGACGACCTCCCGCGCCTTTTACGATTTCTATGAGAAGCACCTCCAGGACGAGTACAAGGACTTCAAGGTCATCACCGTGCACGTGCACAGCCCCGGCCTCCTGCATCTGAAGGGCAAGGGCGTCCACAAGCTGGAGGAGATGCAGGGGCTGAAACTGCGCGGGTCGACGCGCATGGTCACCGAGCTTTTGGAAACACTGGGTTCCGTTCCGGTGGGCATGCCGGTTCCGGTGGTGCCGGAGGCGCTTTCTCGTGGCGTCTTGGACGGCGCGGCGCTCCCCTGGGAGGTGACGGGACCCCTCAAGATCGCCGAGCTCGTCGACAGCCATACGACCTTTGCGGGTGACCGAGGGCTCTATACCGCGACCTGCGTCTTCCTCATGAACAAGGCGGCCTATGAGGCTCTGCCGGACGATCTGAAAAAGGTGATCGACGACAATTCCGGCCGCGAGGCGGCCGCCTGGGCCGGGCGCGTCATGGACGAAGCTGACATTCCGGGTCGCAAGGCGGCGGAAGAGGCCGGCAATGACATCGTCGTCCTCGACGAGGCCGAGACCGAGCGGTGGAAGACCAAGGCGAAGGAGGTGGAGACGTCCTGGATCGCGGACATGACGCAGAGAGGTTTTGACGGCAAGGCGCTCGTGGAAGATGCGAAAGCGCTCGTCGAAAAATACGCCAGCAAACAATGA
- a CDS encoding PadR family transcriptional regulator: MNVRTLCLAILFAGEATGYEIKKLSTEGEYAYFVDASFGSIYPALDRLEREGFVTCRKEDEPGKPSRKVYAITDAGRAHFVDSLFDLPAPDVFRSEFLLVVMHADILPKPVMRRAIDNRIEQIEADIAKLRQIAQGNHSGGPQWAIDYGLDCMEHALAYLHAHRDQLENCSDLGAASDPSQPGSSRHAARIAAE; encoded by the coding sequence GTGAACGTCAGAACTTTGTGCCTGGCAATTCTCTTCGCCGGGGAAGCCACAGGCTACGAAATCAAGAAGCTCTCCACCGAGGGCGAATACGCCTATTTCGTCGATGCGAGCTTCGGCTCGATCTACCCCGCTCTCGACCGGCTGGAGCGCGAAGGCTTCGTCACCTGCCGCAAAGAGGACGAGCCGGGGAAACCGTCACGAAAGGTCTATGCCATTACGGATGCAGGGCGGGCCCACTTCGTCGACAGCCTCTTCGACCTTCCTGCGCCCGACGTCTTTCGTTCGGAGTTTCTCCTCGTCGTCATGCACGCCGATATTCTCCCAAAGCCTGTCATGCGCCGCGCGATCGACAATCGCATCGAGCAGATCGAGGCCGACATCGCGAAATTGCGGCAGATCGCTCAAGGCAATCACAGCGGCGGCCCGCAATGGGCGATCGATTACGGCCTCGACTGCATGGAACACGCCCTCGCCTATCTGCACGCCCATCGCGATCAGCTTGAAAACTGTTCCGATCTTGGCGCTGCATCCGATCCCTCGCAGCCCGGCAGCTCGCGGCATGCCGCGCGCATCGCGGCGGAGTAG
- a CDS encoding efflux RND transporter periplasmic adaptor subunit: MRIRFSYVLATALAVGISAYMLSGTIIIGGEPKDPPDSIAEREKAGASELVKVQVERHVAQERTTRLEIRGRTSADHLVEVKAQTSGIVEERPIEKGKSVMPGDLLCVIERGARRAQLAQARAQLEQAKVDLEAQQALAGKGYTAKNQIPALKASVDAAQARVEEAELELQRTEVRAPIGGVVQDPIANVGDVVALGGTCATIIDADPMKVIGQVAEQEIGHLKVGQKADITLISGETREGKVSYIAPSADEETRTFRIEMTMPNADRSVRDGLTARASIPLGEGRAQLLSPSYLTLNDAGEVGVRTVDADNVVHFLPVEIIAPADEGVWVSGLPDEVDIITVGQEYVVGGQKVEAMGPKSAAMKPSTSGTASAAEAIR, translated from the coding sequence ATGCGCATCCGCTTCTCCTACGTCCTCGCCACCGCGCTCGCCGTCGGCATCTCGGCCTACATGCTGAGCGGCACGATCATCATCGGCGGCGAACCCAAAGATCCGCCCGACAGCATCGCTGAGAGGGAAAAGGCGGGCGCATCCGAGCTCGTCAAAGTCCAGGTGGAACGGCACGTCGCCCAGGAGCGCACGACGCGTCTTGAGATTCGCGGGCGCACATCCGCCGATCATCTCGTCGAGGTGAAGGCGCAGACGAGCGGCATCGTCGAAGAGCGGCCCATCGAAAAGGGCAAGAGCGTCATGCCGGGCGACCTTCTCTGCGTCATCGAGCGAGGGGCCAGACGCGCCCAGCTCGCTCAGGCACGCGCGCAACTGGAACAGGCGAAGGTCGATCTCGAAGCGCAGCAGGCTCTGGCCGGCAAAGGCTATACGGCGAAGAACCAGATTCCGGCCCTCAAGGCCTCCGTCGATGCCGCCCAGGCGCGCGTCGAAGAGGCCGAACTGGAGCTGCAACGAACCGAAGTGCGCGCCCCGATCGGCGGAGTGGTGCAGGACCCGATCGCCAATGTCGGCGATGTCGTGGCCCTCGGCGGCACCTGCGCCACCATCATAGATGCCGACCCGATGAAGGTCATCGGCCAGGTCGCCGAGCAGGAGATCGGCCATCTGAAGGTGGGGCAAAAGGCCGACATCACGCTCATCTCCGGTGAGACCCGCGAGGGCAAGGTCAGTTACATCGCGCCGTCAGCCGACGAGGAAACGCGCACCTTCCGCATCGAGATGACGATGCCCAATGCCGATCGCTCCGTGCGCGATGGGCTGACAGCGCGCGCCTCGATCCCGCTCGGCGAAGGCCGGGCACAGCTCCTGTCGCCGTCTTATCTCACCTTGAACGATGCTGGCGAAGTCGGCGTCCGCACCGTCGACGCCGACAATGTCGTGCATTTTCTGCCGGTGGAAATCATCGCGCCGGCGGATGAAGGCGTATGGGTGAGCGGCCTTCCCGACGAGGTCGACATCATCACGGTCGGCCAGGAATACGTTGTCGGCGGGCAGAAGGTGGAGGCGATGGGGCCGAAGAGTGCCGCCATGAAGCCCTCGACATCCGGCACGGCGAGCGCGGCGGAGGCCATTCGATGA
- a CDS encoding polyhydroxyalkanoic acid system family protein has product MSTPVTVNIPHKLGREEAKRRLEKGFDRVRDDMGIGRVLQFEERWEGERLYFDAATMGQKISGRVDVFEEVVRIEVDLPWFLAAIADKVQGRLKKTGTLLLEKK; this is encoded by the coding sequence ATGTCCACGCCCGTCACCGTCAATATTCCGCATAAGCTCGGCCGCGAAGAGGCCAAACGTCGCTTGGAAAAGGGCTTCGATCGCGTGCGCGACGATATGGGGATCGGCCGCGTCTTGCAGTTCGAGGAGCGCTGGGAGGGCGAGAGGCTCTATTTCGATGCGGCGACGATGGGTCAGAAGATTTCCGGCCGCGTCGATGTCTTCGAAGAGGTGGTGCGCATCGAGGTCGATCTGCCCTGGTTCCTGGCGGCGATCGCCGACAAGGTGCAGGGCCGGCTGAAGAAGACGGGCACGCTGCTTCTGGAAAAGAAATAG
- a CDS encoding efflux RND transporter permease subunit, producing MISLLESILRRPRTVITLMLVSLLAGIAAYQAVPKDANPDIDIPVFYVSVVQQGVSPEDAERLLVRPLEKQLRGLDGLKELTAIASEGHAAVVLEFNVDFDKDRALADIRAKVDQAQADLPSEAEEPFIVETNFALVPTITVAISGNVPERTLVKLAEKLQDEIESIPTVLRADINGNREEVLEVVIDMAKLQSYDITQEELLNALSANNQLIPAGFLDTGRGRFSVKVPGLIETAADVYSLPIKQKDEGVVTLGDVATIKRTFKDATNFTRVDGEPAIAINVVKRLGTNVIENNDSVREVVAAATKDWPKSVQIHYLLDQSSFIYEVLGSLQSSIMTAILLVMIVVLATLGLRSALLVGLAIPTSFMIGFLIVGLVGMTVNMMVMFGLVLTVGMLVDGAIIIVEYADRKIEEGMDKQEAYIRAAKLMFWPIVSSTATTLAAFLPMLLWPGVSGEFMSYLPIMVIIVLSASLVTAMIFMPATGGFVAGVADWMAPRAAGLLAATAGLAAAVITLLLVSEPLAAALSGMPQMAVTALGLLFALVLGGFVFWASRGLARRIVRFRRSHSHPSTAAHLSAEADLDPEKVPGFTGAYVRFLHGLTGSLVGNVAVILVMAGLIVSIFVGFARHNQGVEFFVDEEPDVTTVLVSGRGNLSANEALALVSQVEAVVLDLPGVESVVTNAYPNGGGGGESLDGVSDKPEDLIGELNLELLDFSERRPWQEMEAELRRRTASIPGIKVEPRRIEGGPPTGKDIKLEVTARSYDQVLAATRQVRAEFDQFPGLLDVEDDTPLPGIEWELTIDREEAGRFNAGIASVGSMIQLVTNGVLIGKYRPDDADDELDIRVRLPEDQRSLDRLDQLRLRTTNGQVPIANFVTREAKPKVSSITRKDGLYAMSVKAAVDKTDGATVDGKVGEIQAWLDKQSWPDGVHFRFRGADEDQAEAEAFLGKAFAASLFLMALILITQFNSFWQTGITLLTIILAAAGALIGMVITGQKLSVIMTGTGIMALAGIVVNNAIVLIDTYNRMRSEGVEPQEAILKTAAQRLRPILLTTITTIAGLIPMATQVNFDFFNRIVAVGSITSVWWVQLSTAVISGLAFSTVLTLILVPVLLALPINLARLFKKDQAEETGSPAAQEELPLAPARPRRKRKPGDTGSYSLPDAAE from the coding sequence ATGATCTCTCTTCTCGAGAGCATTCTGAGGCGGCCGCGCACGGTCATCACATTGATGCTCGTGTCGCTTCTTGCCGGCATCGCCGCCTATCAGGCGGTGCCGAAGGATGCCAATCCCGACATCGACATTCCGGTCTTCTACGTGTCCGTCGTGCAGCAGGGCGTCTCGCCGGAAGATGCCGAGCGACTTCTGGTGCGCCCGCTCGAAAAGCAATTGCGCGGCCTCGACGGCCTCAAGGAGCTGACGGCCATTGCCTCCGAAGGCCATGCCGCCGTCGTGCTGGAATTCAACGTCGATTTCGATAAGGACAGGGCGCTCGCCGATATCCGCGCCAAGGTCGATCAGGCGCAGGCGGACCTGCCCTCCGAGGCCGAAGAGCCTTTCATCGTCGAGACCAATTTCGCGCTCGTTCCCACGATTACGGTGGCGATCTCCGGCAACGTGCCGGAGCGAACCCTCGTCAAGCTCGCGGAAAAGCTGCAAGACGAGATCGAGAGCATCCCGACGGTTCTGCGCGCCGACATCAACGGCAACCGCGAGGAAGTGCTCGAAGTCGTCATCGATATGGCGAAGCTGCAATCCTACGACATCACCCAGGAAGAGCTTCTCAACGCGCTCAGCGCCAACAACCAGCTGATCCCCGCGGGCTTCCTCGATACGGGCCGCGGACGCTTCTCCGTCAAAGTGCCCGGACTGATCGAAACAGCGGCCGACGTCTATTCGCTGCCGATCAAGCAGAAGGACGAAGGCGTCGTCACGCTGGGCGACGTCGCCACGATCAAGCGCACCTTCAAGGACGCCACCAATTTCACCCGTGTCGACGGCGAGCCGGCTATCGCCATCAACGTCGTCAAACGTCTCGGCACCAACGTCATCGAGAACAACGACAGCGTCCGAGAGGTCGTCGCCGCAGCAACCAAAGACTGGCCCAAGAGCGTCCAGATCCACTATCTGCTCGACCAGTCGAGCTTCATCTACGAGGTGCTGGGCTCGCTGCAATCGTCCATCATGACGGCGATCCTTCTCGTCATGATCGTGGTGCTGGCGACTCTCGGCCTGCGCTCCGCGCTCCTCGTCGGCCTCGCCATCCCGACCTCCTTCATGATCGGTTTTCTGATCGTCGGCCTGGTTGGCATGACGGTGAACATGATGGTGATGTTCGGCCTCGTCCTCACCGTCGGCATGCTCGTCGACGGAGCGATCATCATCGTCGAATACGCCGACCGGAAGATCGAAGAGGGCATGGACAAGCAGGAGGCCTATATCCGGGCCGCCAAGCTCATGTTCTGGCCGATCGTCTCGTCGACCGCGACAACGCTCGCAGCCTTCCTGCCGATGCTTCTGTGGCCCGGCGTCTCCGGCGAATTCATGAGCTATCTGCCGATCATGGTGATCATCGTGCTGTCCGCCTCGCTGGTGACGGCGATGATCTTCATGCCGGCGACCGGCGGCTTCGTGGCAGGCGTCGCCGATTGGATGGCGCCACGCGCCGCGGGCCTGCTCGCCGCCACTGCGGGCCTTGCCGCCGCCGTCATCACCCTTCTCCTCGTATCAGAACCGCTCGCAGCCGCTCTCTCCGGCATGCCACAGATGGCCGTGACGGCGCTCGGTCTTCTGTTCGCGCTCGTCCTCGGAGGTTTCGTCTTCTGGGCTTCGCGCGGCCTTGCCCGCCGCATCGTGCGTTTTCGCCGCTCGCATTCCCATCCGAGCACTGCCGCCCATCTGTCTGCCGAAGCCGATCTCGATCCGGAGAAAGTCCCGGGTTTCACGGGCGCCTATGTGCGCTTCCTGCACGGGCTCACGGGCTCGCTCGTCGGAAATGTCGCCGTCATCCTCGTCATGGCCGGGCTGATCGTTTCGATCTTCGTCGGCTTTGCGCGCCACAACCAGGGCGTGGAGTTCTTTGTCGACGAGGAGCCGGACGTCACGACCGTTCTCGTCTCCGGGCGCGGCAATCTTTCCGCCAATGAGGCGCTCGCGCTCGTCTCGCAGGTCGAGGCCGTTGTGCTCGATCTGCCGGGCGTGGAAAGCGTTGTCACCAACGCCTATCCGAATGGTGGTGGCGGCGGAGAGAGCCTCGACGGGGTGAGTGACAAGCCGGAGGATCTCATCGGGGAGCTCAATCTTGAACTTCTCGATTTCTCAGAGCGCCGCCCCTGGCAGGAAATGGAGGCGGAGCTGCGCCGGCGCACCGCGTCGATTCCGGGCATCAAGGTCGAACCGCGGCGCATTGAAGGCGGGCCGCCGACCGGCAAAGACATCAAACTGGAAGTCACCGCCCGCAGCTACGATCAGGTGCTTGCCGCCACCAGACAGGTCCGCGCCGAGTTCGATCAGTTTCCGGGTCTCCTCGACGTGGAAGACGACACGCCTCTTCCCGGCATCGAATGGGAATTGACGATCGACCGTGAAGAGGCCGGCCGTTTCAACGCCGGCATCGCCTCCGTCGGATCGATGATCCAGCTCGTCACCAACGGCGTTCTCATCGGCAAGTACCGCCCCGACGACGCCGACGACGAGCTCGATATCCGCGTACGCCTGCCGGAGGATCAGCGCTCACTCGACCGCCTCGACCAGCTGCGCCTCAGAACGACGAACGGCCAGGTGCCGATCGCCAATTTCGTTACCCGGGAAGCAAAGCCAAAAGTCTCCTCCATCACCCGCAAGGACGGGCTTTACGCCATGAGCGTGAAGGCTGCGGTCGACAAGACGGACGGCGCCACGGTCGACGGCAAGGTCGGAGAGATTCAGGCCTGGCTCGACAAGCAATCCTGGCCGGACGGGGTGCATTTCCGCTTCCGCGGCGCCGACGAAGATCAGGCGGAAGCCGAGGCTTTTCTCGGCAAGGCGTTTGCCGCTTCGCTGTTTCTGATGGCGCTCATCCTGATCACCCAGTTCAATTCGTTCTGGCAGACGGGCATCACGCTCCTGACCATCATCCTCGCAGCAGCGGGCGCCCTTATCGGCATGGTCATCACCGGGCAGAAGCTCTCCGTCATCATGACGGGCACGGGCATCATGGCGCTCGCCGGCATCGTGGTGAACAACGCCATCGTCCTGATCGACACCTACAACCGCATGCGCTCCGAAGGGGTCGAGCCGCAGGAGGCCATCCTGAAGACGGCAGCACAGCGCCTGAGGCCTATCCTGCTCACCACCATCACCACCATCGCCGGCCTCATCCCGATGGCGACGCAGGTGAATTTCGACTTCTTCAACCGCATCGTCGCGGTCGGCTCGATCACCTCGGTGTGGTGGGTGCAATTGTCGACGGCCGTCATCTCCGGCCTCGCCTTCTCCACCGTGCTCACCTTGATCCTGGTGCCGGTGCTGCTTGCGCTGCCGATCAATCTCGCGCGCTTGTTCAAGAAGGATCAGGCGGAGGAGACGGGATCACCCGCCGCGCAGGAAGAGCTCCCCCTCGCCCCGGCGCGGCCAAGGCGCAAGCGCAAGCCGGGAGACACGGGCAGCTATTCTCTCCCCGATGCGGCAGAGTGA
- a CDS encoding response regulator, which produces MLGMEAGTRKLRVLVLDDEAMIAGTMKLLLEDAGHEVVGPAASLDDAMRLADTETIDVAILDANVEHRLSTSVAARLSARRIPYCICSGDELDDVRSDFGEVDHLSKPFGENDLLTIVEHLTSTTRRSAMSA; this is translated from the coding sequence ATGCTGGGCATGGAGGCAGGCACGCGCAAACTGCGCGTTCTCGTGCTTGACGATGAGGCGATGATCGCCGGCACGATGAAACTCTTGTTGGAAGATGCGGGCCACGAAGTCGTCGGTCCCGCCGCCTCGCTCGACGACGCCATGCGCCTCGCCGACACCGAAACGATCGATGTCGCCATTCTCGACGCGAATGTGGAGCACAGGCTGAGCACCTCGGTCGCCGCGCGGCTGAGCGCCCGCCGCATCCCCTATTGCATCTGCTCCGGTGACGAATTGGACGATGTGCGCAGCGATTTCGGCGAGGTCGATCATCTGTCCAAGCCGTTTGGCGAGAACGATCTTTTGACGATCGTCGAGCATCTGACGTCGACGACACGCCGGTCCGCCATGTCGGCCTGA
- a CDS encoding aldose epimerase family protein produces MEAAGTRRVFGTTPEGQTIEAVTIAAGELSADIITYGAILRDLRLLHMPHPLVLGFCDLDGYLNTDAFLGATAGRVGNRIAGGRFTLDGREIELDVNDPPNHLHGGKASFGRRPWRIMSHDETSVILGLVSRAGESGYPGTVEVTCRFELLPPATLRITYLGRTDEPTLLNLLHHSYFNLSGADDILDHSLMIPAQSYLPANENEIPTGEVRGVEGTPYDFRKRAKIAERRGSEKTVYDANFCLAEHRHEDPRHAASVWNDNGELEMQVWTTEPGIQLYDGYKLDLPVKGLEGRPYGAHAGLCLEPQLWPDAPNHEGFPSAVLRPGETYRQVTEFHFRHDPVAE; encoded by the coding sequence ATGGAAGCCGCCGGGACGAGACGGGTTTTCGGGACGACGCCAGAGGGGCAGACCATCGAGGCTGTGACGATCGCCGCGGGCGAATTGTCGGCCGACATCATCACCTATGGCGCGATCCTGCGCGATCTCAGATTGCTGCACATGCCGCATCCTTTGGTGCTCGGCTTCTGCGACCTCGACGGCTACCTCAACACGGACGCGTTTCTGGGCGCGACGGCCGGACGCGTCGGCAACCGCATCGCTGGCGGGCGTTTCACCCTCGACGGGCGCGAGATCGAGCTCGACGTCAATGATCCGCCTAATCACCTGCATGGCGGGAAGGCGAGTTTTGGACGTCGTCCCTGGCGCATCATGAGCCATGACGAGACGAGCGTCATTCTGGGGCTCGTCTCGCGCGCCGGGGAATCCGGCTATCCGGGGACGGTTGAAGTGACCTGCCGTTTTGAGCTTCTGCCGCCGGCGACGCTGCGCATCACCTATCTCGGTCGCACTGACGAGCCGACGCTTCTGAACCTTCTGCACCATTCCTATTTCAACCTCTCCGGCGCAGATGACATTCTGGATCATTCTCTGATGATCCCGGCTCAATCCTATCTGCCGGCGAACGAAAACGAGATCCCGACGGGCGAGGTGCGTGGTGTCGAGGGGACGCCGTACGATTTCAGAAAGCGGGCGAAGATCGCCGAGCGGCGCGGTTCGGAGAAGACGGTTTATGATGCCAATTTCTGCCTGGCCGAGCACCGCCACGAGGATCCGCGCCATGCCGCCAGCGTCTGGAACGACAATGGCGAACTGGAGATGCAGGTGTGGACGACAGAGCCGGGCATCCAGCTCTATGACGGATACAAGCTCGATCTGCCGGTGAAGGGCCTCGAAGGTCGTCCGTATGGCGCGCATGCCGGGCTTTGTCTTGAGCCGCAGCTTTGGCCGGACGCGCCGAACCACGAGGGCTTTCCGAGCGCCGTTTTGCGGCCGGGAGAGACCTATCGCCAGGTCACGGAATTCCACTTCCGCCACGACCCCGTCGCCGAGTGA
- a CDS encoding 2-hydroxyacid dehydrogenase, translating to MKVAVFSTKNYDRSFIEKAGEGSGHEFHFFEPHLTRETAPLARGADAVCIFVNDSADAETLAAVKEEGVRFIALRCAGFNNVDLAAAHRLGMSVARVPAYSPHAVAEYTIGLILALNRKLCRAHNRVREGNFSLEGLLGFDLKGKTAGVVGTGAIGAVVVKILRGFGMNVLTYDLRENPDCLADGARYVSLDELFAESDVITLHCPLTPGTRHLVDADRIASLKPGCMLINTSRGALVDAPALIEGLKSGQIGSLGLDVYEEEADLFFEDLSNYMLQDDVFARLLTFPNVLITGHQAFFTEEALSAIAETTIANLTGFEKQGRPEYEVSVEAIG from the coding sequence ATGAAAGTCGCCGTCTTCAGCACGAAGAACTATGATCGCAGTTTCATCGAGAAAGCCGGCGAGGGCTCCGGCCACGAATTCCACTTCTTTGAACCGCATCTGACACGCGAGACGGCGCCGCTGGCACGCGGCGCCGATGCCGTCTGCATTTTCGTCAACGACAGCGCCGATGCGGAGACGCTGGCTGCGGTGAAGGAGGAGGGCGTTCGCTTCATCGCCCTGCGTTGTGCGGGTTTCAACAATGTCGACCTTGCCGCCGCCCACCGGCTCGGCATGTCGGTGGCGCGCGTGCCAGCCTATTCACCACATGCAGTCGCCGAATATACGATCGGGCTCATCCTGGCGCTCAACCGCAAGCTCTGCCGCGCCCATAACCGCGTGCGCGAGGGCAACTTCTCGCTCGAAGGCCTGCTCGGCTTTGACCTGAAGGGCAAGACGGCGGGTGTCGTCGGCACGGGTGCCATCGGCGCCGTGGTCGTGAAGATCCTCCGCGGCTTCGGCATGAACGTCCTCACCTATGATTTGCGCGAGAACCCCGACTGCCTCGCCGATGGTGCGCGTTATGTCTCGCTCGACGAACTCTTTGCCGAAAGCGACGTCATCACGCTGCACTGTCCATTGACGCCCGGCACGCGCCATCTCGTCGACGCAGATCGCATCGCGTCCTTGAAGCCGGGCTGCATGCTGATCAACACGAGCCGCGGTGCCCTCGTCGATGCGCCGGCCCTGATCGAGGGTCTCAAAAGCGGGCAGATCGGCTCGCTCGGCCTCGATGTCTATGAAGAAGAGGCGGATCTGTTTTTCGAGGATCTCTCAAACTACATGTTGCAGGACGATGTCTTCGCCAGGCTTCTCACCTTCCCGAATGTCCTCATCACCGGCCACCAGGCGTTCTTCACCGAAGAGGCGTTGAGCGCCATCGCCGAGACGACGATTGCCAACCTGACGGGTTTCGAGAAGCAAGGCCGGCCCGAATACGAGGTGTCCGTCGAAGCGATCGGGTGA
- a CDS encoding NAD(P)/FAD-dependent oxidoreductase: MRDGSMHSEKKTAIVVGAGVVGVAAAIWLQRRGLDVLLIDREGPAAGASFGNAGLLASSAVVPVTEPGLPLKMPGMILSPDKPVFLRWPHLPKAMPFFLRTLRMCTQQKTEEIAAALAGIISDSLEQHQALAEGTGAEDFVVPCEYLYAYKSRSDFEASAFGFELRRKHGFTWRELDNAELHGRETLLAPDITFGVTFPNHGYIRDPGRYVEALAAHFVASGGRIVTADVTDIVRENDRVTGVRAGGDMFACDACVLAAGIWSGPLARSLGMRVPMESERGYHIEIEAPDETLKGPVMITAGQFVATPMTGRIRLAGVVEFGGLEAPPNEKIFDFIRRVGKAALPHLPWRESGQWMGHRPAPVDSIPLIGEFPAARGVYAAFGHHHLGLTGSAKTGRLVADLIAGHAPNIDLTPYRPDRP; the protein is encoded by the coding sequence ATGCGGGACGGAAGCATGCACTCTGAGAAGAAGACCGCCATCGTCGTCGGCGCGGGCGTTGTGGGCGTCGCCGCCGCCATCTGGCTGCAACGCCGCGGCCTCGACGTCCTCCTTATCGACCGCGAAGGCCCCGCGGCCGGCGCCTCCTTCGGCAATGCGGGTCTCCTCGCCTCGTCGGCCGTCGTGCCCGTCACGGAGCCGGGCCTCCCCCTCAAAATGCCGGGCATGATTTTGAGCCCGGACAAGCCCGTCTTCCTGCGCTGGCCGCATCTGCCGAAGGCCATGCCCTTCTTCCTCCGCACGCTTCGGATGTGCACGCAGCAGAAGACCGAAGAGATTGCAGCAGCCCTGGCCGGGATCATTTCCGACAGCCTGGAGCAGCATCAGGCGCTCGCCGAGGGAACCGGCGCGGAGGATTTCGTCGTGCCGTGCGAATACCTCTACGCCTATAAGAGCCGCAGTGATTTCGAAGCCTCCGCCTTCGGCTTCGAGCTCCGCCGCAAGCATGGTTTCACCTGGCGTGAGCTCGACAACGCCGAACTCCACGGCCGCGAAACGCTGCTCGCGCCTGACATCACCTTCGGCGTCACCTTTCCGAACCACGGCTATATCCGCGATCCCGGCCGTTACGTGGAGGCGCTCGCCGCCCATTTTGTGGCCTCCGGCGGGCGCATCGTCACGGCGGACGTCACAGACATCGTGCGCGAAAACGATCGCGTCACGGGCGTGCGCGCCGGTGGCGACATGTTTGCCTGCGATGCTTGCGTGCTCGCGGCCGGTATCTGGTCCGGTCCGCTTGCGAGATCGCTCGGCATGCGCGTGCCGATGGAGAGCGAGCGCGGCTACCACATCGAGATCGAAGCGCCAGACGAGACGCTCAAAGGCCCGGTGATGATCACCGCCGGCCAGTTCGTCGCGACACCGATGACGGGGCGCATCCGGCTTGCGGGCGTTGTCGAATTCGGCGGGCTCGAGGCACCGCCGAACGAGAAGATTTTCGATTTCATCCGCCGGGTCGGAAAGGCGGCTTTGCCGCATCTCCCCTGGCGCGAGAGCGGGCAGTGGATGGGCCACCGCCCGGCACCGGTCGATTCCATTCCCTTGATCGGCGAGTTTCCGGCCGCGCGCGGCGTCTATGCCGCCTTCGGCCACCACCATCTCGGCCTGACTGGCTCCGCCAAGACAGGACGCCTCGTCGCCGACCTCATCGCCGGCCACGCACCCAATATCGACCTCACGCCTTACCGGCCCGACCGGCCCTGA